In Amycolatopsis sp. EV170708-02-1, the following are encoded in one genomic region:
- a CDS encoding DUF6506 family protein has product MRQWGFVYLADGCDPARDVSRVDSGECLTVLIGVGRVDQVVAAARRLVGEGAQLIELCGAFGPVWTARVIEAVGSEVPVGSVMYGAEATKQLHDLFGLGA; this is encoded by the coding sequence ATGCGACAGTGGGGTTTCGTGTACTTGGCCGACGGCTGCGACCCGGCACGGGATGTGTCCCGTGTGGACAGTGGGGAATGCCTGACGGTGCTGATCGGGGTCGGCCGCGTAGACCAGGTCGTCGCCGCGGCCCGGCGGCTGGTCGGCGAAGGGGCGCAGCTGATCGAGCTGTGCGGCGCGTTCGGTCCCGTGTGGACGGCGCGGGTGATCGAAGCCGTGGGTAGCGAGGTTCCGGTCGGGAGCGTCATGTACGGCGCCGAAGCCACGAAACAGCTCCACGACCTGTTCGGCCTCGGGGCCTAG
- a CDS encoding LysR family transcriptional regulator — MELRRLRYLCAVAEEGHLTRAAERLGIRSSSLSQQIIALERELDATLFVRTQAGMTPTAAALALLPHARRMLEEAELGARAVRDTVGRPLRVGVTPGAPAAVFPALYAEAVEIEDLSAARQLELLRRGALDAGLLALPEEVDGLRVAVVSERPLGVLVAATHPLARLDTVGWEDLAGLDLLLYERKLAPGYHDALLADCAAAGWRPAHVRAGPPRRSLFVGELRYGGDVVALRPEEEPAEGLRRLTLREAPVVRHALVWDPAHESSDRIAALV; from the coding sequence GTGGAGTTACGACGTCTTCGATATCTGTGCGCCGTGGCGGAGGAAGGGCATCTCACCCGTGCCGCGGAGCGCCTCGGCATCCGGTCGTCGTCGCTCAGCCAGCAGATCATCGCGTTGGAACGGGAGCTGGACGCCACGCTGTTCGTCCGCACTCAGGCGGGGATGACGCCGACCGCCGCCGCGCTGGCGCTGCTCCCCCACGCCCGCCGGATGCTGGAGGAGGCCGAACTCGGCGCACGGGCCGTCCGCGACACCGTCGGCCGGCCGCTCCGCGTCGGCGTGACACCGGGCGCCCCGGCGGCGGTATTTCCAGCCCTGTACGCGGAAGCGGTGGAGATCGAGGACCTCTCCGCGGCACGGCAGCTCGAACTCCTCCGCCGCGGCGCGCTCGACGCCGGTCTGCTCGCTCTTCCGGAGGAGGTGGACGGCCTGCGGGTGGCCGTCGTGAGCGAGAGGCCGCTGGGTGTGCTCGTCGCGGCTACCCACCCGCTGGCCCGGCTGGACACCGTGGGCTGGGAAGACCTCGCCGGGCTGGACCTCCTTCTGTACGAACGGAAGCTCGCCCCGGGGTATCACGACGCGCTGCTCGCGGACTGCGCGGCGGCGGGCTGGCGGCCGGCTCACGTACGCGCCGGGCCGCCGCGCCGGTCGTTGTTCGTCGGCGAATTGCGGTACGGCGGGGACGTCGTCGCCTTGCGCCCCGAGGAAGAACCGGCCGAAGGTCTGCGACGGCTGACGCTGCGGGAGGCGCCTGTCGTCCGGCACGCGCTCGTATGGGATCCGGCGCACGAGTCCTCCGATCGGATCGCGGCGCTGGTGTGA
- a CDS encoding branched-chain amino acid ABC transporter substrate-binding protein: MRFGRVFAVAAAASLALAGCAGGSSSSGSGDSSTLKIGFMGDLTGENSGIVIPPRNGAKLAIDEYNKTNPAIKLELKEYDSQGKPEQATSLIATAVGQDKITALIGPAFSGESKAIGGQLEQNKIPSVSPSATNAGLSSNGWKYWHRVVASDASQGPAIANFLITAKSPKKAYIISDDQEYSVGLADNFEKTLKEKNVPSERDKFAKDASDYSSTVQKVKAANPDIILFGGYYAQGGRLLKQLRDGGVTATFATGDGSLDAQLISGAGAAAAEKAVVGCPCNIPDAGSTDEFSTKYKAAFNVDPAIYSSEGYDAATAIINAVKSGANTSEKINEALKTIDFKGASKQIKFKENGEPSTEAINIYQVTGGVLKNLGVSTEAKLNG; encoded by the coding sequence GTGCGTTTTGGACGGGTTTTCGCCGTCGCGGCGGCTGCGTCGCTGGCGCTGGCGGGCTGTGCAGGCGGCAGCAGCTCGTCCGGCAGCGGTGACAGCAGCACGCTGAAGATCGGGTTCATGGGTGACCTCACCGGTGAGAACTCCGGGATCGTGATCCCGCCCCGCAACGGCGCCAAGCTCGCTATCGACGAGTACAACAAGACGAACCCGGCGATCAAGCTGGAGCTCAAGGAATACGACAGCCAGGGCAAGCCCGAGCAGGCGACGTCGCTGATCGCGACCGCCGTCGGCCAGGACAAGATCACCGCGCTGATCGGCCCGGCCTTCTCCGGTGAGTCGAAGGCCATCGGCGGTCAGCTGGAGCAGAACAAGATCCCGAGTGTGTCGCCCTCGGCGACCAACGCGGGCCTCTCCTCGAACGGATGGAAGTACTGGCACCGTGTCGTCGCGAGCGACGCCAGCCAGGGACCGGCGATCGCCAACTTCCTCATCACGGCGAAGTCGCCCAAGAAGGCCTACATCATCTCGGACGACCAGGAATACAGCGTCGGCCTGGCCGACAACTTCGAGAAGACCTTGAAGGAGAAGAACGTCCCGAGCGAGCGCGACAAGTTCGCCAAGGACGCGTCGGACTACTCCTCGACCGTCCAGAAGGTCAAGGCCGCGAACCCGGACATCATCCTCTTCGGTGGCTACTACGCCCAGGGTGGCCGTCTGCTCAAGCAGCTGCGTGACGGCGGCGTGACCGCCACCTTCGCGACCGGTGACGGTTCGCTCGACGCCCAGCTGATCAGCGGTGCCGGTGCCGCGGCCGCCGAGAAGGCCGTCGTCGGCTGCCCGTGCAACATCCCGGACGCCGGCTCCACCGACGAGTTCAGCACCAAGTACAAGGCCGCGTTCAACGTCGATCCGGCGATCTACTCGAGCGAGGGCTACGACGCCGCGACCGCCATCATCAACGCGGTCAAGTCCGGCGCCAACACCTCGGAGAAGATCAACGAGGCCCTCAAGACGATCGACTTCAAGGGTGCCTCGAAGCAGATCAAGTTCAAGGAGAACGGCGAACCGTCGACGGAAGCGATCAACATCTACCAGGTCACCGGTGGTGTCCTGAAGAACCTCGGCGTCTCGACCGAAGCCAAGCTCAACGGCTGA
- a CDS encoding ABC transporter permease subunit — MKGNEEVAEKSPENGKPTRAGFHPVDGMRDWWARAPHWQRYGVYLALIIGALILPAPAIGSFMSPESDWTTVLIFPVGVYILLAIGLNIVVGHAGMLDLGFVAFFAIGAYTLAVMGTLHGWGFWGTLVLGIFLAAMSGVILGAPTLRLRGDYLAIVTLGFGEIVRITATNTDSIGGARGITNIPHPEPIFGTEFLLDPAPYYYLILAAIVIAIIFSVRLHKSRVGRAWAAIREDEDAAELMGVPTFKFKLLAFAIGAMLGGMAGVVYASKAVFIEPNNFPFILSATILAAVVLGGAGNLPGVMLGAFLVAWLPERFRFLSEYRILIFGGVLVLMMALRPEGLLPSRQRKAELREGTGGMGAMGAEVAGPDSEASAEVTK; from the coding sequence ATGAAGGGCAACGAAGAAGTGGCTGAGAAGTCCCCAGAGAACGGAAAGCCGACGCGCGCCGGCTTTCACCCCGTGGACGGCATGCGGGATTGGTGGGCACGCGCCCCGCATTGGCAACGTTATGGCGTGTACCTCGCCCTGATCATCGGCGCGCTGATCCTGCCCGCGCCCGCGATCGGTTCGTTCATGTCGCCGGAATCGGACTGGACCACGGTCCTGATCTTCCCGGTCGGGGTGTACATCCTGCTGGCGATCGGCCTGAACATCGTGGTCGGCCACGCGGGCATGCTGGACCTCGGGTTCGTCGCGTTCTTCGCGATCGGCGCGTACACGCTCGCCGTGATGGGCACCCTGCACGGCTGGGGATTCTGGGGCACGCTCGTGCTCGGTATCTTCCTGGCGGCGATGTCAGGGGTGATCCTCGGTGCTCCGACACTCCGGTTGCGCGGCGACTATCTGGCCATCGTGACCCTCGGCTTCGGTGAGATCGTCCGGATCACCGCGACGAACACCGACTCCATCGGCGGCGCCCGCGGTATCACCAACATCCCGCACCCGGAGCCCATCTTCGGGACCGAGTTCCTGCTCGACCCGGCGCCGTACTACTACCTGATCCTCGCGGCGATCGTGATCGCGATCATCTTCTCGGTGCGGCTGCACAAGAGCCGCGTCGGGCGGGCGTGGGCGGCCATCCGCGAGGACGAGGACGCCGCCGAGCTGATGGGTGTCCCGACGTTCAAGTTCAAGCTGCTGGCGTTCGCCATCGGCGCCATGCTCGGCGGTATGGCCGGTGTGGTCTACGCGAGCAAGGCCGTCTTCATCGAGCCGAACAACTTCCCGTTCATCCTGTCCGCGACCATCCTCGCGGCCGTGGTGCTCGGTGGCGCGGGCAACCTGCCCGGCGTCATGCTCGGCGCTTTCCTGGTCGCCTGGCTTCCGGAACGGTTCCGGTTCCTGTCCGAGTACCGCATCCTGATCTTCGGTGGTGTGCTGGTGCTGATGATGGCGCTGCGGCCGGAGGGTCTGCTGCCGTCGCGGCAGCGCAAGGCGGAACTACGAGAAGGAACGGGCGGGATGGGTGCCATGGGCGCCGAAGTCGCGGGTCCGGATTCCGAGGCTTCGGCGGAGGTGACGAAGTGA
- a CDS encoding branched-chain amino acid ABC transporter permease produces the protein MLQDLQAQFLGSTIGGLVAGSIYALIALGYTMVYGVLRLINFAHSEIFMIGTVTSLFVLITIAGGTAPITLGVFGMIAVLLLIIIASAAVSGGAAVLLEQVAYRPLRKKGATRLAALISAIGASLFLQELFGLEIIEWITDKSGRVQQNAPRFIPHEELFHIGNGVVRTDHVFVVVGAVIMMVVLDQLVSRTRIGRGIRATAQDPEAAVLMGVSIDKIVRLTFLLGGAMAGVAAALYVMEYENTDYRIGFLLGIKAFTAAVLGGIGNLRGALLGGIVLGLVENWSSIFFGSAWKDVTAFVVLVLVLMFRPTGILGESLQRARA, from the coding sequence ATGCTTCAAGACCTGCAAGCCCAGTTCCTCGGTAGCACCATCGGCGGACTGGTCGCCGGAAGCATCTACGCCCTCATCGCCCTCGGCTACACAATGGTCTACGGCGTGCTCCGGCTCATCAACTTCGCGCATTCCGAAATCTTCATGATCGGGACGGTCACGTCCCTGTTCGTCCTGATCACCATCGCGGGTGGCACCGCCCCGATCACGCTCGGCGTGTTCGGGATGATCGCCGTACTGCTGTTGATCATCATCGCTTCGGCCGCCGTATCCGGTGGTGCGGCGGTCCTGCTGGAGCAAGTGGCCTACCGGCCGCTCCGCAAGAAGGGCGCGACCCGGCTCGCCGCCCTGATCTCCGCCATCGGCGCCTCGCTGTTCCTCCAGGAACTGTTCGGCCTCGAGATCATCGAGTGGATCACCGACAAGTCCGGCCGCGTGCAACAGAACGCGCCGCGCTTCATCCCGCACGAGGAGCTGTTCCACATCGGCAACGGTGTGGTGCGCACGGACCACGTGTTCGTCGTCGTCGGTGCCGTGATCATGATGGTCGTACTCGACCAGCTGGTCAGCCGCACCCGGATCGGCCGAGGTATCCGCGCCACGGCGCAGGATCCCGAAGCCGCCGTGCTGATGGGCGTCAGCATCGACAAGATCGTGCGCCTCACCTTCCTGCTCGGCGGCGCGATGGCCGGTGTCGCCGCCGCGCTGTACGTGATGGAGTACGAGAACACCGACTACCGCATCGGGTTCCTCCTCGGCATCAAGGCGTTCACCGCGGCCGTGCTGGGAGGTATCGGCAACCTGCGCGGCGCCCTGCTGGGTGGCATCGTGCTCGGTTTGGTGGAGAACTGGAGTTCCATCTTCTTCGGTTCGGCTTGGAAGGACGTCACCGCCTTCGTGGTACTGGTGCTGGTCCTGATGTTCCGTCCCACCGGCATCCTCGGTGAATCGCTGCAGCGGGCACGCGCATGA
- a CDS encoding ABC transporter ATP-binding protein, with product MSALLEFDKVTMRFGGVTALKEVNLTIDQGEIFALIGPNGAGKTTVFNVITGVYRPTEGQVRFGDTRIDGMKRFKINQNGIARTFQNIRLFHNMSALENVMVGADSHHKTGAISATLGLPIHRKEEKRGRELARDLLDFVGIGRVEHNTAKNLSYGDQRRLEIARALATDPKLLLLDEPAAGMNPAEKNSLQQLIRKIRDDGRTVLLIEHDMGLVMQIADRLAVLDFGQKIAEGLPHEVQNNQKVIEAYLGVAEDAS from the coding sequence GTGAGCGCGCTGCTCGAATTCGACAAGGTGACGATGCGCTTCGGCGGTGTCACGGCCTTGAAGGAAGTCAACCTCACCATCGACCAAGGTGAGATCTTCGCTCTCATCGGCCCGAACGGTGCCGGCAAGACCACGGTCTTCAACGTGATCACCGGCGTCTATCGGCCGACCGAAGGCCAGGTGCGCTTCGGCGACACCCGGATCGACGGGATGAAGCGGTTCAAGATCAACCAGAACGGGATCGCCCGGACGTTCCAGAACATCCGGCTGTTCCACAACATGTCGGCGCTCGAGAACGTGATGGTCGGTGCGGACTCGCACCACAAGACCGGCGCGATCTCGGCGACGCTGGGCCTGCCCATCCACCGCAAGGAGGAGAAGCGGGGCCGCGAGCTGGCGAGGGATCTGCTGGACTTCGTCGGCATCGGCCGGGTCGAGCACAACACCGCGAAGAACCTCTCCTACGGCGACCAGCGCCGTCTGGAGATCGCGCGTGCGCTCGCGACCGACCCGAAGCTGCTGCTGCTCGACGAGCCCGCCGCCGGGATGAACCCGGCGGAGAAGAACTCGCTGCAGCAACTGATCCGCAAGATCCGCGACGACGGCCGCACCGTGCTGCTCATCGAGCACGACATGGGCTTGGTCATGCAGATCGCCGACCGGCTGGCCGTGCTCGACTTCGGCCAGAAGATCGCAGAAGGGCTCCCCCACGAGGTGCAGAACAACCAGAAGGTGATCGAGGCTTACCTGGGGGTGGCGGAAGATGCTTCTTGA
- a CDS encoding MarR family winged helix-turn-helix transcriptional regulator: protein MSELPVVNQPPHRCGALLDHVTRRIRSRSETVLAPLGLRPRHLVALTVLRDLGGCSQQDLAKTLEMDSTNVVGLLNDLESANLIERRRSPRDRRRHIVELTDVGAKQLVKAEFALAGVEDEVLGGLDKDQRETLYSLLYQAAGHAEPAACLGAAHTDDC from the coding sequence GTGTCCGAGCTCCCGGTCGTGAACCAGCCCCCGCACCGTTGCGGCGCGCTGCTCGACCACGTCACCCGCCGCATCCGGTCGCGCAGCGAGACCGTGCTGGCCCCGCTCGGCCTGCGGCCGCGGCATCTCGTCGCGCTGACCGTGCTGCGTGACCTCGGCGGCTGTTCGCAGCAGGACCTCGCGAAAACGCTGGAGATGGACAGCACGAACGTCGTCGGGCTGCTGAACGACCTCGAGTCCGCGAACCTGATCGAACGCAGGCGGTCACCGCGGGACCGGCGGCGGCATATCGTCGAACTCACCGACGTCGGCGCCAAACAGCTCGTCAAAGCCGAGTTCGCCCTCGCCGGAGTCGAGGACGAGGTGCTCGGCGGGCTCGACAAGGACCAGCGCGAGACGCTGTACAGCCTGCTGTACCAGGCGGCGGGGCACGCCGAGCCCGCCGCCTGCCTCGGGGCCGCGCACACCGACGACTGCTAG
- a CDS encoding TIM-barrel domain-containing protein: MSRVAQSLSCLAAVALLGLSPVAAHADPADAASGRLGDLTGISAEGPTVTLKSGSAAVRVGFPAEGAVRVWLAPDGTFTDPAGSKIVLPRTGGPVTPKTVDKGGYWAVSTAKATLRAYKHPLRLALYDGADRKRLWEESAPLSWTGKQTTQTLARTATEQFVGGGEQNGRFSHRDQTIRIFADYNWNDGGAPNSQPFYASTAGYGVLRNTFAQGTYAFTEPVRTTHDERRFDATYVVGDGLKDVITGYTDLVGKPFLPPLYGLEHGDADCYLHNANRGERHTLDAVKIAEGYTEHGMPNGWMLVNDGYGCGYENLQQTGEGLRKNNMQLGLWTENGVPNQVEEVKAGVRVRKLDVAWVGPGYQFALDACDTAHKGIEDNSDARGFVWTPVSWAGAQRCGVLWSGDQAGSYDYIKWQIPTYAGATTSGIAYNTGDIDGIFGGSPQTYVRDLQWKAFLPVSMTMDGWAASDKQPWRYGEPYTSINRKYLLLKERLLPYTYSHSVEAHKTGVGQVRPLALEYPDDPNVWGEKAKYEFLSGKDFLVAPVYENSTVRNGIYLPKGTWVDYWSGKTYTGPTTVDGYDAPLDTLPLFVRAGAVVPMWAEGTKSWQTRDKGVLDLDVYPQGKGSFTLTEDDGVTRAYKNGDQAKQTFTVDAPTSGLGTVTVGIGASSGSYTGKPASRNYQLTVHTGSKPATVLAGNSILRQYGSKAELDAAPSGWWFDPATGGVARVKTGKIGAGERQDVRLFGTSAVGGIFPEDRNGSVTLSVPAVAGPGQTATGTLSFTNGTPLPVRDVSFSLPANGFRAEVPAGPRLVMPGKTVQVPVKVTPDAGIKPDDYQLTASASYQARLGENRVTDSVTVTVPHGSLAAAYGNVGVTDTAHVAVGDIDGGGSSFRAEGLAEAGLKPGTGFSALGAQLTWPQTGSGQKDNVLASGQTIAVRGTGAKLVLAGTGTGTAKGTVVVRYADGSTSQAELGFPNWCCADPAQYGATTVATVLGKNTRTGAAYPTTPYRVFANSVPLTAGKEVVAVTLPSNTAMHVFAAGIG, from the coding sequence ATGAGCAGAGTTGCGCAATCCCTGAGTTGTTTGGCCGCAGTGGCCCTTCTCGGGCTTTCCCCGGTCGCCGCCCACGCCGATCCGGCCGACGCGGCGTCCGGCAGGCTCGGCGATCTGACCGGGATCTCCGCCGAAGGCCCCACGGTCACGCTGAAGTCGGGAAGCGCCGCGGTGCGCGTCGGCTTCCCGGCCGAAGGCGCCGTCCGGGTCTGGCTGGCGCCGGACGGCACGTTCACCGACCCGGCGGGGAGCAAGATCGTCCTGCCGCGCACCGGCGGCCCGGTCACGCCCAAAACGGTCGACAAGGGCGGCTACTGGGCGGTTTCCACGGCCAAGGCGACGTTGCGGGCGTACAAACACCCGCTGCGGCTCGCGTTGTACGACGGCGCGGACCGCAAGCGGCTCTGGGAGGAGTCGGCGCCGCTGTCCTGGACCGGCAAGCAGACCACGCAAACCCTCGCCCGGACGGCGACCGAACAGTTCGTCGGCGGCGGCGAGCAGAACGGCCGCTTCAGCCACCGCGACCAGACGATCCGGATCTTCGCCGACTACAACTGGAACGACGGCGGTGCCCCGAATTCGCAGCCGTTCTACGCCTCCACGGCGGGATACGGCGTGCTGCGCAACACCTTCGCGCAAGGCACCTACGCCTTCACCGAGCCGGTGCGCACCACGCACGACGAGCGCCGCTTCGACGCGACGTACGTCGTCGGCGACGGGCTCAAGGACGTCATCACCGGCTACACCGATCTGGTGGGGAAGCCTTTCCTGCCACCGCTCTACGGGCTCGAACACGGCGACGCCGACTGCTACCTGCACAACGCCAACCGAGGTGAGCGGCACACGCTGGACGCGGTGAAGATCGCGGAGGGGTACACCGAGCACGGGATGCCCAACGGCTGGATGCTCGTGAACGACGGCTACGGCTGCGGATACGAGAACCTCCAGCAGACCGGCGAAGGCCTGCGCAAGAACAACATGCAGCTGGGCCTGTGGACCGAGAACGGCGTGCCGAACCAGGTCGAAGAGGTCAAGGCCGGCGTGCGGGTCCGCAAACTCGACGTCGCGTGGGTCGGCCCGGGCTACCAGTTCGCGCTGGACGCCTGCGACACCGCGCACAAGGGCATCGAGGACAACAGCGACGCGCGCGGCTTCGTCTGGACACCGGTCAGCTGGGCGGGCGCGCAGCGCTGCGGCGTGCTGTGGAGCGGCGACCAGGCCGGTTCCTACGACTACATCAAGTGGCAGATCCCGACCTACGCCGGCGCCACGACGTCGGGGATCGCGTACAACACCGGCGACATCGACGGCATCTTCGGCGGCAGCCCGCAGACCTATGTCCGCGACCTGCAGTGGAAGGCCTTCCTTCCGGTCTCGATGACGATGGACGGCTGGGCCGCGTCGGACAAGCAGCCGTGGCGGTACGGCGAGCCGTACACCTCGATCAACCGCAAGTACCTGCTGCTCAAGGAGCGGCTGCTGCCTTACACCTACAGCCATTCGGTGGAGGCGCACAAGACCGGCGTCGGCCAGGTCCGCCCGCTGGCACTCGAATACCCCGACGACCCGAACGTGTGGGGCGAGAAGGCGAAGTACGAGTTCCTCTCCGGCAAGGACTTCCTGGTCGCGCCGGTGTACGAGAACTCCACCGTCCGCAACGGCATCTACCTGCCGAAGGGCACCTGGGTCGACTACTGGAGCGGCAAGACCTACACCGGTCCGACCACTGTGGACGGTTACGACGCGCCGCTCGACACGTTGCCGCTCTTCGTCCGCGCCGGTGCCGTGGTGCCGATGTGGGCCGAAGGCACGAAGTCGTGGCAGACGCGGGACAAGGGCGTGCTCGATCTCGACGTCTACCCGCAGGGCAAGGGTTCGTTCACGCTCACCGAAGACGACGGCGTGACTCGCGCCTACAAGAACGGCGACCAGGCGAAGCAGACGTTCACCGTCGACGCGCCGACGTCCGGCCTGGGCACGGTGACGGTCGGGATCGGCGCCAGTTCCGGTTCCTACACCGGGAAGCCCGCGTCGCGGAACTACCAGCTGACAGTCCACACGGGAAGCAAGCCGGCGACGGTACTGGCGGGGAACTCGATCCTTCGGCAGTACGGCAGCAAGGCCGAGCTGGACGCGGCACCGTCGGGCTGGTGGTTCGATCCGGCCACCGGCGGGGTCGCGCGGGTCAAGACCGGCAAGATCGGCGCTGGTGAACGTCAGGACGTCCGGCTGTTCGGCACGAGTGCCGTCGGCGGGATCTTCCCCGAAGACCGCAACGGCTCGGTCACCCTGTCCGTCCCGGCGGTCGCCGGCCCCGGGCAGACCGCGACGGGCACGTTGAGCTTCACCAATGGCACGCCGTTGCCGGTCCGGGACGTCTCGTTCTCCTTGCCCGCCAACGGCTTCCGCGCCGAGGTACCCGCCGGTCCGCGACTGGTGATGCCCGGCAAGACCGTCCAGGTCCCGGTGAAGGTCACGCCGGACGCGGGGATCAAGCCGGACGACTACCAGCTCACCGCGTCGGCGTCGTACCAGGCGCGGCTCGGGGAGAACCGAGTCACCGACTCGGTGACGGTCACCGTCCCGCACGGTTCGCTGGCCGCGGCGTACGGCAACGTCGGCGTGACCGACACGGCCCATGTCGCGGTGGGGGACATCGACGGTGGCGGCAGCAGTTTCCGGGCGGAAGGGCTCGCTGAGGCGGGGCTCAAGCCTGGTACGGGCTTCTCCGCGCTCGGTGCGCAGCTGACGTGGCCGCAGACCGGTTCGGGACAGAAGGACAACGTGCTCGCGTCCGGTCAGACGATCGCGGTGCGGGGTACGGGCGCCAAGCTGGTGCTGGCGGGAACCGGTACCGGCACGGCGAAGGGCACGGTCGTCGTCCGCTACGCCGATGGCAGTACCAGCCAGGCCGAACTCGGGTTCCCCAACTGGTGCTGCGCCGATCCGGCCCAATACGGCGCGACCACGGTGGCGACCGTGCTGGGCAAGAACACCCGCACGGGGGCCGCGTACCCGACCACGCCGTACCGGGTGTTCGCGAACTCGGTCCCGCTGACTGCGGGCAAGGAGGTCGTCGCGGTGACCTTGCCGTCGAACACCGCGATGCACGTGTTCGCCGCCGGTATCGGCTGA
- a CDS encoding FMN-dependent NADH-azoreductase yields the protein MTNLLHIDSSITGEHSISRRLTARAAAAWRAAHPDGTVTYRDLGTDPLPHLGAAANEAKATPPEQHTPEQAAAWRLIKELVDEVKAADTILLGLPLYNFGPPSTVKAWVDHLIAPGLSVNMDTREGLLRGRDFIVVTARGGGYGEGTPREGWDHAQAWIPHGISLTGLEPRFVTAELTMAMVNPAMAELIPLAEASQAEAERAIDALWTPVAA from the coding sequence ATGACGAACCTGCTGCACATCGACTCGAGCATCACGGGCGAGCACTCGATCAGCCGCCGCCTCACCGCGCGTGCCGCCGCGGCCTGGCGCGCCGCGCATCCGGACGGCACCGTCACCTACCGCGACCTGGGCACCGATCCGTTGCCGCATCTGGGCGCGGCCGCCAACGAGGCCAAGGCGACACCGCCGGAGCAGCACACCCCGGAGCAGGCCGCGGCCTGGCGGCTCATCAAGGAGCTCGTCGACGAGGTGAAGGCGGCCGACACGATCCTGCTGGGCCTGCCGCTGTACAACTTCGGCCCGCCGAGCACGGTCAAGGCCTGGGTGGACCACCTGATCGCGCCGGGATTGTCGGTCAACATGGACACCAGGGAAGGCCTGCTCAGGGGCCGAGACTTCATCGTCGTGACCGCACGCGGCGGCGGCTACGGAGAAGGCACCCCACGCGAGGGCTGGGACCACGCGCAGGCGTGGATCCCGCACGGCATCTCGCTGACCGGCCTCGAACCGCGGTTCGTCACCGCCGAGCTGACCATGGCGATGGTCAATCCGGCGATGGCGGAGCTGATCCCGCTGGCCGAGGCCAGCCAGGCCGAGGCCGAACGAGCCATCGACGCTTTGTGGACGCCCGTCGCGGCCTGA
- a CDS encoding ABC transporter ATP-binding protein — MLLEVQDINVHYGKIAALKGMSIEVGEGEIVSLIGANGAGKTTTLKTISGLRPLTSGRILFDGKDISKTPGHKRVELGIGQSPEGRGVFPGMTVQENLLMGAYTRKDDLKADLDEVYELFPRLNERKTQFGGTMSGGEQQMIAIGRALMTKPKVLLLDEPSMGLAPMLIAQIFDIIREINKRGTTVLLVEQNAQQALKLSDRAYVLETGQVVKSARGAELLDDPQVRAAYLGGDLGV, encoded by the coding sequence ATGCTTCTTGAGGTTCAGGACATCAACGTCCACTACGGGAAGATCGCCGCGCTCAAGGGAATGAGCATCGAGGTCGGCGAGGGTGAGATCGTTTCGCTCATCGGGGCCAACGGCGCAGGCAAGACCACGACGCTGAAGACGATCTCGGGCCTGCGTCCGCTGACCAGCGGCCGGATCCTCTTCGACGGCAAGGACATCTCGAAGACGCCCGGCCACAAACGGGTCGAGCTCGGGATCGGCCAGTCACCGGAAGGCCGGGGCGTGTTCCCCGGGATGACGGTGCAGGAGAACCTCCTGATGGGTGCCTACACCCGCAAGGACGATCTGAAGGCCGACCTCGACGAGGTCTACGAGCTGTTCCCGCGGCTGAACGAACGCAAGACCCAGTTCGGCGGCACGATGTCCGGTGGCGAGCAGCAGATGATCGCCATCGGCCGCGCGCTGATGACCAAGCCCAAGGTGCTGCTGCTCGACGAGCCGTCCATGGGCCTGGCGCCGATGCTGATCGCGCAGATCTTCGACATCATCCGCGAGATCAACAAACGCGGGACCACGGTCCTGCTGGTGGAGCAGAACGCGCAGCAGGCGCTGAAGCTCTCCGACCGCGCGTACGTGCTGGAGACCGGTCAAGTGGTCAAGAGCGCCCGCGGTGCCGAGCTGCTGGACGACCCGCAGGTGCGGGCCGCCTACCTCGGTGGCGACCTGGGCGTCTGA